The Thermus islandicus DSM 21543 DNA segment GACCTCGGGGCGAAGGTCTTGGATGAGCATGAGTTGGCGCTCGGTCATGCCCCCGGACACGGGGACCACGGTCATCCCCAAGGCCTCACCCCCCCCGTGGAGGCCCAACCCCCCCGTGAAAAGGCCGTAGCCGTAGGCGTTGTGGAGCATCATTCCGGGCCTCGCCCCGGCCGCCGCCAGGGAACGGGCCACCACCTCGGCGAAGACCTGAAGGTCGCCCTTGGTGTAGCCCACCACCATGGGCTTCCCGGTGGTGCCGCTAGAGGCGTGGATCCTGGCCAGGTTCTCCCGGGGCACGGCGAAGAGGCCAAAGGGGTAGTGGTCGCGAAGGTCCGCCTTTCGGGTGAAGGGGAGCCTGGGGAGGTCCTCGAGGCCCTTAAGCCCCTTGGGGTCCACCCCGGCCTCGTCCAGGAGCTTTCGGTAAAAGGGCACCCGCTCGTGGACGTAGGCCACCACCCGCTTAAGCCTTTCCTCCTGAAGCGCCCTAAGCCTAGGCCTCGGAAGGGCCTCCAGTTCCGGCTGGTACATCATCCCCGTCACCTCCTAAGCGAAAAACCGTTCCCGTGAAGAGGGCCACGAGCCTCCCCCCGGAGACCACCTCCACCCGGTAGGTGGCCGTACGCCGGGAGAGGTGAACCTCCTGGGCCCGCGCCTCCACCTCCGCCCCCAGGGCAAGGGGCCGGAAGTAGTCCATGCGGCAGGAGAGGGCCACGGCGGGCCCCCGGGAGTTGCTGGCGAGGGCGAAGGCGCTGTCGGCCAGGGCGTAGAGGAAGCCCCCGTGGGCGGTGCCGTGGAGGTTGAGGTGGTGCGCCTCCACCCGCCCCCCCACCGCCGCCTCCCCAGGACCCAGGGAGAGCACCCGGAGCCCCAAGGCCTCCCGGAAGGGGTCCCTCATCCCTCCCCCACCTCCCGCGCCGCCCCCAGGTAGGCCTCCACCACCCGGGGGTTCTG contains these protein-coding regions:
- the paaI gene encoding hydroxyphenylacetyl-CoA thioesterase PaaI, which encodes MRDPFREALGLRVLSLGPGEAAVGGRVEAHHLNLHGTAHGGFLYALADSAFALASNSRGPAVALSCRMDYFRPLALGAEVEARAQEVHLSRRTATYRVEVVSGGRLVALFTGTVFRLGGDGDDVPAGTGGPSEA